The sequence below is a genomic window from Kitasatospora kifunensis.
AGGTCATATCCGGTATTAGACCCCGTTTCCAGGGCTTGTCCCAGAGTGCAGGGCAGATTGCCCACGTGTTACTCACCCGTTCGCCACTGATCCACCCCGAAGGGCTTCACCGTTCGACTTGCATGTGTTAAGCACGCCGCCAGCGTTCGTCCTGAGCCAGGATCAAACTCTCCGTGAATGTTTTCCCGTAATCGGGTCGACACCCGCGTTGAGCGGCACGACAACCACCGGAATAGGGTGACCTCGTGCACTGCGTCCTCGCTAGTGTTTTACTTCAAAAGGAATCTCCAACCCCGATCGCAGCGACATTTCACTACGTATCGAGGCCGGGGATGTCAACATATCTGGCGTTGACTTTTGGCACGCTGTTGAGTTCTCAAGGAACGGACGCTTCCTTTGCAGCCACTTCCGTGGCCCCTCCGGGCGCTTCGTTCTTACTTCGTAGAGCTTATCAGATCAGTTTCACTCCGATTTACCGAAGTTCATCTTCCCGACTTCACTCTGTCGCCCTTCTCGGCGCGACTCCGGAACTGTACGGGCAGCGGCCCGCCACAAGCAAATCGCCTCGTCCGGCGTTCTGAGTCGACCCGGGCCGACCTGAACCGACCCGCTGACACGCGAGCGGCCGGTCGGGAGACTGTCCCGACCGGCCGCCAGCCGAATCAATCGGAATCACGCAGTGGGAAGCCGTCTCACCGGCCCCGGCCCAGCTCCTCCGCTATCGCCGCCGCGAAGGCGTCGATGTCCGCCTCGGTGGTGTCGAAGGCGGTCATCCAGCGCACCTCGCCGGTCTGCTCGTCCCAGAAGTAGAAGCGGTAACGCTTCTGCAGCCGCTCGCTGACCTCGCGCGGCAGGATCGCGAAGACGGCGTTCGCCTGCACCGGGCGAACCAGCGTGACGCCCTCGATCGCGCCGACCGCCGTCGCCAGTCGCTGGGCCATCGCATTGGCGTGCCCCGCGTTGCGCAGCCAGAGGTCGCCGGTGAGCAGCGCCTCGAACTGCACCGAGACGAAGCGCATCTTCGAGGCGAGCTGCATCGACATCTTGCGCAGGTACTTGATGTTCCGGACCTTCTCCGGGTTGAGCACCACCACGGCCTCACCCAGCAGCAGACCGTTCTTGGTGCCGCCGAAGGAGAGCACGTCCACCCCGGCGTCGGTGGTGAACTCACGGAACGGGCGGCCCAGCGAGGCGGCGGCGTTGGCCAGCCGGGAGCCGTCCATGTGGACGAGCATGCCGCGCTCGTGCGCGTGCTCGCAGATCGCCCGAACCTCCTCGGCGGTGTACAGGGTGCCGAGCTCGGTGCTCTGGGTGATGGAGACCGCGAGCGGGGACGCACGGTGCTCGTCGTCCCACCCGTAGGCCTGCAGGTCGATCAGCTCAGGGGTGAGCTTGCCGTCCGGAGTGGCGACGTTGTGCAGCTTGATGCCGGCGACCTTCTCCGGCGCGCCGCACTCGTCGACGTTGATGTGCGCGCTCTCGGCCGCGATGACGGCGCCCCAGCGCGGCAGCAGTGCCTGGAGGGCGACCACGTTGGCGCCGGTGCCGTTGAAGACCGGGTAGGCCTCGGCCCGCTCGCCGAAGTGCTTCTTGAAGACCGTCTGCAGGTGCTCGGTGTACTGGTCCTCGCCGTACGCGACCTGGTGGCCGCCGTTGGCGACCGCGAGCGCGGCGAGGATCTCCGGGTGGACGCCGGCGTAGTTGTCGCTGGCGAACCCGCGCACGGCGGGGTCGTGGCGGCGAACCGCGTCGGTGCCGGTACCGGAGGGGGTGGTGCTCATCGGGCTGTCAGCCACAGGTGCTGTCCGTTCAGTTCTGCTGCGGGGCGGTCCCAGAGGCCCGCCAGGGTGTCGGCCAGGTCGGTGGTGTCGGTGAAGCCGGCGAACTTCGCCTCCGGCTTCTCGGCCCGCATCTGCGCGGTGACCAGGGCCTTGATGACCAGGATGACGGCTGCCGCCGTCGGGGTGCCGTCGGCGGCGGTGCTCTCCTTCACGAAGGAGTGCGCCATCGAGCGGGTCCACGCCTCGCCGGCCGCCTTGGCCGCCGCGTAGGCGGCGCCGCCGGCGGTGGGCTGGTGGGCTGCGGTCGCGGAGATCATCGCGTACCGCCCGGCCTCGCTGCGCAGCAGTGCGGGCTGGAAGGCGAGCGAGGTGTGTTGCAGGGTGCGCACCACCCGGTCCTGCAGCCAGTCCCAGTCGTCGATCCGGGTCTCGTGGAAGGTCTTGCTGCCGCGCCAGCCGCCGACCAGGTGGAGCAGGCCGTCGACCCGGCCGTGCTCGGCCTCCAGGTGGTCGGCCCAGTCGTGCACCTCCTGCGGGTCCAGCAGGTCGATCACCTGGCCGCTGATCCTGGCGCCCGGCACGGCGGCCCGCACGGCGTCGGTGGCGGCCTCCAGGCGCCCGGCGTCACTGCCGGCGGCGATCACGGTGGCACCGCCGACGGCCAGTCGGCGCAACGCCGCACGCCCTGCCGGGCCGGTGGCACCGGCGACCGCGATCACGCGCCCGGCCAGGGACTGCGCACTCTGGGCGGTCACGCGGCCACCTCCTGGATGCCCGCGCCGGTGATGCCGGCGGTCGCGGCGATCACCGAGGAGAGCTTCTTCGCCAGGGCCTCGTAGAACATGCTGAGCGGGAACTCGTCGGGGTGGACGGCGTCGCACAGCGCCTTGTTGAGCGCCTTGCCGTCCAGGTCGAGCGGGAGGGCGGCCGCGCCCTTGGCCCAGGTGGAGGCCGGGTGCGGGGTGAGGTAGCGGGAGACCAGTTCGTAGGCGGCGATCCAGTGGGCGGTCTTGGGGCGGTCGATGCCGGCCCGGTAGAGCGCCTCGATCTCGCCGCAGAGCGCGTTGGTGACCTCGGCGACCCGGTCCCAGTCGATGCTCAGGCGGTTGTCGCGCCAGCGCAGCGCGTCGTGCTGGTGCAGGTAGGCGAAGAGCAGCTGGCCGCCCATGCCGTCGTAGTTGCGCACCCGGCCACCGGTGACCGGGAAGCGGAACAGCCGGTCGAAGAGGATCGAGTACTGGACGTCACGGCCCTGCTCGTAGCCCTCGGCCTCCAGGCGCACGGCCTCCTTGAAGGCGGTCAGGTCGCAGCGCAGCTCCTCCAGGCCGTACATCCAGAACGGGCTGCGCTGCTTGATCATGAAGGGGTCGAACGGCAGGTCGCCGTGGCTGTGGGTGCGGTCGTGCACCAGGTCCCACAGGACGAAGGTCTGCTGGGCCCGGGCCTGGTCGCTGATCAGCTCGGCGGCGTCGGCGGGGATCTCCAGGCCGAGCATCCGCACGGCGGAGGTCGAGACGGCGCGGAACCGGGCGGCCTCGCGGTCGCAGAAGATGCCGCCCCAGGTGAACCGCTCGGGGGCCTTGCGGACGGCGACGGTCTCCGGGAAGAGGACCGCGGAGTTGGTGTCGTAGCCGGCCGTGAAGTCGACGAAGGTGATGGGGACGAACATCGGGTTGTCGAAGCGGGTGCGCTCCAGCTCGGCCAGCCAGTCGGGCCAGACCACCTTGAGCAGCACGGCCTCCAGGTTGCGGTCCGGGTTGCCGTTCTGCGTGTACATCGGGAAGACGACCAGGTGGCCCAGGCCGTCGACCCGCTCGGCGGCGGGCTGGAAGGCGAGCAGCGAGTCCAGGAAGTCGGGCTCGCGGTAGCCGGTGTCGGCCCACTTGCGCAGGTCGGCCTGGACGGCCTCCAGGTAGACGGCGTCGTGCGGGAAGAGCGGGGCGAGCTCCCCGATCGCGTCGAGCACGGTGGTCAGCAGCGGGTCGACGGTGGTGCGCTGCACGGCGGCCAGGTCGATCGAGCCGTCCTTGGACTGCAGCGGGCGCAGCGCCTCGACGGCCTGCTTGAGCCGCTGCCAGGCGGGGTGGTCGGAGAGGGGCGCCACCGGAAGGTCGGCCGCCACGGCGAGCTTCGACGAAAGATTCTGCATCGGGGACCTGCTTCGACAGAAGTTATTGAATCAAGGACACGATAAGGACGAAAGGTTCTCCTGTTCAAGGGGGGGTCGATGAGAGAATCTCCACGCGATGGGGCAGATGCCCGATTTCCTTCCGGTGACGGGTCGATGAACGCCCAGGCCGCACGCCCGTGGCAGAGACCCGCAGCGGCCCGCAGCGGCCCGCCCGGGCAGCGCCCAACCGGAACGACTCTGTCCGCTCGCCCTCCCGGGCCGCCAGCGCACAGGTCCACTCGGCCGTGTCAGTCGTCCCGCCCCCGGCGCGCGGATCTGACCGGGGCTGCCGGCTCACCTCAGTGCGCCCCTCTGCGCTCCCTGCTGCCGGGCCGGGCCGGTGGGTGATCGTGGTCGGTAGCCCCGTTCCGCGCGAGTACCGAGCGGGTACAGGGCCAGTACGCAGCGGGACGAAGGGGGGACCGATGCACGGACCGGCTGTGCTCAGTTGGCTGCTCGCGCTGCTGACCGCCGGCACCGGGGGGATCTGCCTCTCGCGGCTGCGCCGCCGCGAGGCCGGCGTCGGGTCGGCAGGCGGCGTCGGGTCGGCGGACGACCGCGGGTCGGACGCCGTGGAGGCCGTGATGGGCCTGGGTACCGCCGCGATGATCGCGCTCGGCGGCCGGCTGCCGTCCCCGCTCTGGGTCGCGCTCTTCGGCCTGCTCGGCGCGGGCTCGCTCTGCGCGGCGGCGGGCCGCCGGGCCGGCGGGCGGCGGGCGCACCGGCTGCACCACGCGGTCGGGGCCACCGCGATGGCCTACATGGCGCTGGTGATGGGCGGCGCGCCACAGCAACACCCGGGGATGGTGATGCCGATGGGCCGCCCCGCGGTCACCGGGCTGCTGCTGGTCTACTTCGGCTGCTACGCGCTCTGGTCGGGCAGTCGGCTGCTGACGGTGTCCGGCCACCCGGGCGCGCTTGCGCTCGGCGACCGCGGCGGACCACTGCCCCAGGCCTGCCGACTCGCCATGGGCGTGGGCATGTTCGCGATGCTGCTGGCGCTCTGACGGGCTCCGCCGGTGCTCGGTCGGCGCCCTGCCGGTGCTCGCTCGGCGCTCTGCCAGTGCGCTGCCGGTGCGGTGGGAAGGCTGACGCCGGGAACCCGACGGCGTTCCGCCGCGTTGATCGGTACGCCCGGGTGGCGTTGGTCACTGCCTGGGGGCGGCGGTTCCACGCCGTCCACCGAGCGCCTAGATTGAGCCGCAGCGTCCGGTCACACCTTCCCTGGGGGGACCCACTGCCATGACGGCCCTGCTCGGCCTGCTGCTGCTCGGTGTGCTGCTCGCCACCGCCGGGCCACTCCTGCTGACCCGGGCCGGCTGGGCCGAGCGCGAACCCGTGCTCGCGCTGCTGGTCTGGCAGTGCCTGGTGGTCGCCGTGCTGCTCTGCTGCCTGCTGAGCCTGCTGCTGGCCGTCTCGGCCGCGCTGCCCGAGGTACGCACCCTGCTGTTCGCCGGCGCCCCGCAGGGTGTGGAGGCGGCCTACGGGCTTGCGGGTGCCGAGGGTTGGGGTCGGTTCTGCGCGGCGCTGCTGGCGCTGGGCGGGCTGCGTACCGCGCTCTCGCTGGCCCGGGAGATCCGCGCGGCCCGCGCCGAGCGCGGCCATCGGCATGCCGAACTGGCCCACCGGGCGCCGGAGTTGCCGGCCGCCACGGGTGACCTGCCGGCTCGTCGCGAGCGTCTGGTGGTGCTGGAGAACGTCCGGCCCGAGGCCTGGTCACTGCCCGGACCGCAGTCGCGCCTGGTGGTCACCACCGGTGCGTTGAGCCGGCTGACCGACCGCGAGCTGGAGGCCGTGCTGAGCCACGAGCGCAGCCACGTCCGGGCCCGGCACCACTGGCTGGCGCAGTGCGCGCAGGCGCTGGCAGCGGGCTTCCCCGGGGTCGGGGTGTTCAGCGCGTTCCGGGACCAGGTGGGCGAGTTGGTGGAGCTGGCCGCGGACGACCGGGCCGCGCGTCGGCACGGGCGGCTGACCACGGCGCACGCGATGGTCGAGATCAACGCGGGGCGCGGCGTCTTCGCGGCCTGTCCGGGCGGCTTGCTGCCGGGCCAGCTGGCCCAGGCGCCGCGCCGGGTGGACCGCCTGCTGGCCGGGGCGCCGCGGCTGCCCGTGACCAGTCGGCTGCGGCTGACGGTGGCCGCGCTGGCGGCACCGGCCGCCGTGCTCCTGCTCGCGGTGCTGCCGGGGCTCAACGCGCTGCGCTGACACCCGGCCCCCGGCCGGCGGACCCTCGTTGTCGGTCGGTCTCAGCCGCAGGTGGGCAGCTGACGGTTGATCAGCACCCGCTCCAGCACCTTGCGGTGCAGCGGCCGGGCCGCCTGGTAGCGCTCCCGACCGGCGGGCGCGAGCCGCACGTAGATGCCGCGGCGGTCCAGGTCGCACATCGTCCGCTCGACCAGGCCGGCCTTCTCCAGGCGGCCGATCAGCCGGGAGAGCGCGCTCTGGCTCAGGTGCACCTTCTCCGCCAACTCCTGCACCCGCAGGTCGGCTTGAGCCTCGGCCAGGCGCTCCAGGACCTCGAAGTCACTCATGCAGAGCCCGAACTGCTCGCCCAGCTCGCGGTCCAGGGTGCAGGCCGTCGCCGCGTGGCGGGCCAGCAGGTCACGCCACTCGGAGACCAGGGCGGCCGTCTCGGCCGAGTCTTCTACTGACACGCTCGCATGGTACCACATGCATAGGAACTATATGCGTTCACACTATATTTACTTGCATTGAATGCATGTGCATGTACTCTTTCGGCCATGACCCCAGCACCCCACGACGCGTCAACGACCGGCGCCCCACGGACCTCTGACACCCCAACTGATCCGCTGCGCTGGAGCCCTCGGCTCTGGGGCGCCCTGATCGTGCTCTGTGCCGCCCTCTTCCTGGACGCCCTGGACGTCTCGATGGTCGGCGTCGCCCTGCCCTCCATCGGCTCCAGCCTCAAGCTGTCCACGTCGACGCTGCAGTGGGTGGTCTCCGGCTACGTGCTCGGGTACGGCGGCCTGCTGCTGCTCGGCGGCCGGGCAGCCGACCTGCTGGGCCGCCGCCGGGTCTTCCTGATCGCGCTCGCGGTCTTCGCGGTCGCCTCGCTGCTGGGCGGCGTGGTCAGCGACGGCGGCCTGCTGATCGCCGCGCGCTTCCTGAAGGGCGCCAGCGCCGCGTTCACCGCGCCCGCCGCGCTCTCCATCATCACCACCACCTTCCCCGAGGGTCCGGCCCGCAACAAGGCGCTGTCGATCTTCACCACCTGCGGCGCCAGCGGCTACTCGCTCGGCCTGGTGATCAGCGGCCTGCTCACCTCGGTCGGCTGGCGCTGGACCTTCCTGATGCCCGTCCCGGTGGCGCTGGTGGCACTGGTCTTCGCACTGCGCCTGCTGCCCAAGCACGCGCACGAGCGCAGCGGCGGCGGCTACGACGTGGCCGGCGCGATCACCGGCACCGCCTCGCTCCTACTGCTGGTCTTCACCGTCACCGAGGCCCAGGCGGCCGGCTGGGCGAGCCTGCGCACCCTCGGCTCGCTGGTCGCGGTGGTCGTCCTGGGCGCGGCCTTCCTGGTGATCGAGCAGCGCACCGCGCACCCGCTGGTGCGCCTGAGCATCTTCCGCAACGGCAGCGTGGCCCGGGCCAACGTGTCCGCCTTCGTGCTGATGGGCTCCTACGCGGGCTTCCAGTTCATCGTCGCGCTCTACCTGCAGCGGCTGCTCGGCTGGTCGGCCCTGGAGATGGGCTTCGCCCTGCTGCCGGCCGGCGCCCTGGTCGCCCTCTCCTCCACCAAGATGGGCGCCATCGTGGACCGCTACGGCACCGGCAAGCTGCTGCCGCTCGGCAGCCTGGCCATGGTCCTCGGCTACGCGCTCTTCCTGCGCCTGGACACCCACAGCACCTTCGCCGCCCTGGTGCTGCCGAGCATGCTGCTGCTGGGCATCGGCTTCGCGCTCTTCTACCCCTCCGCCAACATCGCCGCCACCAACGGC
It includes:
- a CDS encoding threonine aldolase family protein, whose product is MSTTPSGTGTDAVRRHDPAVRGFASDNYAGVHPEILAALAVANGGHQVAYGEDQYTEHLQTVFKKHFGERAEAYPVFNGTGANVVALQALLPRWGAVIAAESAHINVDECGAPEKVAGIKLHNVATPDGKLTPELIDLQAYGWDDEHRASPLAVSITQSTELGTLYTAEEVRAICEHAHERGMLVHMDGSRLANAAASLGRPFREFTTDAGVDVLSFGGTKNGLLLGEAVVVLNPEKVRNIKYLRKMSMQLASKMRFVSVQFEALLTGDLWLRNAGHANAMAQRLATAVGAIEGVTLVRPVQANAVFAILPREVSERLQKRYRFYFWDEQTGEVRWMTAFDTTEADIDAFAAAIAEELGRGR
- a CDS encoding SDR family NAD(P)-dependent oxidoreductase; this translates as MTAQSAQSLAGRVIAVAGATGPAGRAALRRLAVGGATVIAAGSDAGRLEAATDAVRAAVPGARISGQVIDLLDPQEVHDWADHLEAEHGRVDGLLHLVGGWRGSKTFHETRIDDWDWLQDRVVRTLQHTSLAFQPALLRSEAGRYAMISATAAHQPTAGGAAYAAAKAAGEAWTRSMAHSFVKESTAADGTPTAAAVILVIKALVTAQMRAEKPEAKFAGFTDTTDLADTLAGLWDRPAAELNGQHLWLTAR
- a CDS encoding DUF6421 family protein; the protein is MQNLSSKLAVAADLPVAPLSDHPAWQRLKQAVEALRPLQSKDGSIDLAAVQRTTVDPLLTTVLDAIGELAPLFPHDAVYLEAVQADLRKWADTGYREPDFLDSLLAFQPAAERVDGLGHLVVFPMYTQNGNPDRNLEAVLLKVVWPDWLAELERTRFDNPMFVPITFVDFTAGYDTNSAVLFPETVAVRKAPERFTWGGIFCDREAARFRAVSTSAVRMLGLEIPADAAELISDQARAQQTFVLWDLVHDRTHSHGDLPFDPFMIKQRSPFWMYGLEELRCDLTAFKEAVRLEAEGYEQGRDVQYSILFDRLFRFPVTGGRVRNYDGMGGQLLFAYLHQHDALRWRDNRLSIDWDRVAEVTNALCGEIEALYRAGIDRPKTAHWIAAYELVSRYLTPHPASTWAKGAAALPLDLDGKALNKALCDAVHPDEFPLSMFYEALAKKLSSVIAATAGITGAGIQEVAA
- a CDS encoding DUF5134 domain-containing protein — translated: MHGPAVLSWLLALLTAGTGGICLSRLRRREAGVGSAGGVGSADDRGSDAVEAVMGLGTAAMIALGGRLPSPLWVALFGLLGAGSLCAAAGRRAGGRRAHRLHHAVGATAMAYMALVMGGAPQQHPGMVMPMGRPAVTGLLLVYFGCYALWSGSRLLTVSGHPGALALGDRGGPLPQACRLAMGVGMFAMLLAL
- a CDS encoding M56 family metallopeptidase, which produces MTALLGLLLLGVLLATAGPLLLTRAGWAEREPVLALLVWQCLVVAVLLCCLLSLLLAVSAALPEVRTLLFAGAPQGVEAAYGLAGAEGWGRFCAALLALGGLRTALSLAREIRAARAERGHRHAELAHRAPELPAATGDLPARRERLVVLENVRPEAWSLPGPQSRLVVTTGALSRLTDRELEAVLSHERSHVRARHHWLAQCAQALAAGFPGVGVFSAFRDQVGELVELAADDRAARRHGRLTTAHAMVEINAGRGVFAACPGGLLPGQLAQAPRRVDRLLAGAPRLPVTSRLRLTVAALAAPAAVLLLAVLPGLNALR
- a CDS encoding MarR family winged helix-turn-helix transcriptional regulator; amino-acid sequence: MSVEDSAETAALVSEWRDLLARHAATACTLDRELGEQFGLCMSDFEVLERLAEAQADLRVQELAEKVHLSQSALSRLIGRLEKAGLVERTMCDLDRRGIYVRLAPAGRERYQAARPLHRKVLERVLINRQLPTCG
- a CDS encoding MFS transporter, with amino-acid sequence MTPAPHDASTTGAPRTSDTPTDPLRWSPRLWGALIVLCAALFLDALDVSMVGVALPSIGSSLKLSTSTLQWVVSGYVLGYGGLLLLGGRAADLLGRRRVFLIALAVFAVASLLGGVVSDGGLLIAARFLKGASAAFTAPAALSIITTTFPEGPARNKALSIFTTCGASGYSLGLVISGLLTSVGWRWTFLMPVPVALVALVFALRLLPKHAHERSGGGYDVAGAITGTASLLLLVFTVTEAQAAGWASLRTLGSLVAVVVLGAAFLVIEQRTAHPLVRLSIFRNGSVARANVSAFVLMGSYAGFQFIVALYLQRLLGWSALEMGFALLPAGALVALSSTKMGAIVDRYGTGKLLPLGSLAMVLGYALFLRLDTHSTFAALVLPSMLLLGIGFALFYPSANIAATNGVADEEQGLASGLVNTAMQIGNALVLAVTTAVITAGSHGGTGPQDQLNGYRPGLLLVTGVALISLVVTTSGALLDRRRARTRYSVPDYDYRRVAAQAGVDDSLTEKV